A window of the Dickeya dianthicola NCPPB 453 genome harbors these coding sequences:
- the tmk gene encoding dTMP kinase → MNSKFIVIEGLEGAGKTSAHAVVVETLRTFGIDDIVFTREPGGTPLAEKLRELIKHGVADEKLTDKAELLMLYAARVQLVENVIRPALARGAWVVGDRHDLSSQAYQGGGRGIDAQLMASLRDTVLGDFHPDLTLYLDIPPEQGLKRARQRGALDRIEQESLAFFERIRARYQQLAAADAAIVTIDASRELAQVNADIRQVLSDWLRQLSEREE, encoded by the coding sequence ATGAACAGTAAATTTATCGTAATTGAAGGCCTGGAAGGCGCGGGCAAGACCAGCGCTCATGCGGTGGTGGTGGAAACGCTGCGAACGTTCGGCATTGATGACATCGTGTTTACCCGCGAACCCGGCGGCACGCCGCTGGCGGAAAAACTACGTGAGTTGATCAAGCACGGCGTGGCGGATGAAAAGCTGACGGATAAGGCCGAACTGTTGATGCTGTATGCGGCGCGCGTACAACTGGTGGAGAACGTGATTCGCCCGGCGCTGGCCCGCGGCGCCTGGGTGGTGGGCGATCGGCACGATCTCTCTTCCCAAGCCTATCAGGGCGGCGGTCGGGGTATCGATGCGCAATTGATGGCCTCGCTGCGGGATACCGTACTGGGTGATTTTCACCCTGACTTAACGCTTTATCTGGATATCCCGCCGGAGCAGGGGCTTAAGCGTGCCCGCCAACGCGGCGCGCTGGATCGCATTGAGCAGGAGTCGCTGGCGTTTTTCGAACGTATCCGCGCCCGCTACCAGCAACTGGCGGCAGCCGATGCCGCTATCGTGACGATTGATGCGTCTCGCGAGCTGGCGCAGGTCAACGCCGACATCCGTCAGGTGTTGTCTGACTGGTTGCGGCAATTGAGCGAGCGAGAGGAGTGA
- the mltG gene encoding endolytic transglycosylase MltG has translation MKRIKRGLGIIVLLALGAWWGWKQIQHLADSPLAIKQETIFTLPAGTNREALKALLVEQQIIGASGWFPWLLHLEPELAVFKAGTYRLTPNMTVRDMLALLASGKEAQFSLRFVEGSRLKDWQETLKSAPYLRHTLDDKTPQEIAEAMGLKDKLNPEGWFYPDTYLHTAGMSDKSILQRAHQRMTKVLNDVWQGRDEGLPYKTPDDLLVMASLIEKETAINEERPLVASVFINRLRIGMRLQTDPTVIYGMGDSYNGTITRSALEAPTPYNTYVISGLPPTPIAMPGKASLDAAAHPAKTGYLYFVADGKGGHKFTTNLNDHNRAVQAYRSAQAAAGKEKNEQ, from the coding sequence ATGAAGAGAATAAAACGGGGTCTTGGGATTATTGTTCTGCTGGCGCTCGGTGCCTGGTGGGGCTGGAAACAGATACAGCACCTTGCCGATTCACCGTTGGCTATCAAACAGGAAACCATTTTTACTCTCCCTGCCGGCACCAATCGTGAAGCGCTAAAAGCGCTGCTGGTAGAACAACAAATCATTGGCGCCAGCGGCTGGTTCCCCTGGTTGTTGCATCTGGAGCCGGAACTGGCGGTGTTTAAGGCGGGAACCTATCGGTTGACGCCCAACATGACGGTGCGCGATATGCTGGCGTTGCTGGCCAGCGGCAAAGAAGCGCAGTTTTCGCTGCGGTTTGTGGAAGGTTCGCGCCTGAAAGACTGGCAGGAAACGCTGAAGTCGGCGCCTTATCTCAGGCACACGCTGGATGATAAAACCCCGCAGGAAATCGCCGAGGCGATGGGGTTGAAAGACAAGCTTAACCCCGAAGGCTGGTTTTATCCGGATACGTATCTGCACACGGCGGGCATGAGCGATAAGTCGATTCTGCAACGTGCGCATCAGCGGATGACGAAAGTGCTCAATGACGTCTGGCAGGGGCGGGATGAAGGTTTACCCTATAAAACCCCGGACGACCTGCTGGTGATGGCATCGTTGATTGAGAAAGAAACCGCGATTAATGAAGAGCGGCCGTTGGTGGCGTCGGTGTTTATCAACCGCTTGCGCATCGGTATGCGGTTGCAGACCGACCCGACGGTTATCTATGGCATGGGAGACAGCTATAACGGCACCATTACCCGCAGTGCGCTGGAGGCTCCCACGCCGTACAATACTTACGTCATCAGCGGGTTGCCGCCCACGCCGATTGCCATGCCGGGCAAGGCATCCCTTGATGCCGCCGCGCATCCGGCCAAAACCGGCTATCTCTATTTTGTGGCCGACGGCAAGGGTGGACACAAATTTACCACCAACCTGAACGATCATAACCGCGCCGTACAGGCGTATCGTTCCGCGCAGGCCGCCGCCGGAAAGGAAAAGAATGAACAGTAA
- the pabC gene encoding aminodeoxychorismate lyase, with protein sequence MWWIDGKAEQCLPVSDRSVQFGDGCFTTARVVNGRIVWLERHIRRLQQAAEKLLLPDPDWQQLSSEMQQAAVGRVDGVVKAIISRGNGGRGYSPAGCHNPVRIVMQAACPQHYVNWRQDGIRLALSPVPLAQSAWLAGIKHLNRLEQVFIRMHLEQSGADEALVLDTSGALVECCAANLFWRKGKRVFTPDVSLAGVDGVARRHIMALLSASAFELHVVTEPLETLADADEVLVCNALMPVIPVNQAHSWCYRSRELYDFLSPNCES encoded by the coding sequence ATGTGGTGGATTGACGGGAAAGCGGAGCAATGCCTGCCGGTATCGGATCGCAGCGTACAGTTTGGCGACGGCTGTTTCACCACGGCCAGGGTTGTGAACGGCCGTATTGTGTGGCTGGAACGGCATATTCGGCGGTTGCAGCAGGCGGCGGAAAAATTATTGTTGCCTGACCCTGACTGGCAGCAACTGAGCAGTGAGATGCAGCAGGCCGCCGTGGGTCGGGTTGACGGCGTGGTGAAAGCCATCATCAGTCGGGGCAACGGCGGCCGCGGCTACAGCCCGGCAGGATGTCACAACCCGGTACGTATTGTTATGCAGGCGGCGTGTCCGCAGCATTACGTCAACTGGCGTCAGGACGGCATCCGGCTGGCGCTTAGCCCGGTTCCGCTGGCGCAGAGCGCCTGGCTGGCGGGGATAAAGCATCTAAATCGGCTGGAACAGGTGTTCATCCGCATGCATCTTGAACAGTCCGGCGCCGATGAGGCGCTGGTGCTTGACACCTCCGGGGCGCTGGTGGAATGCTGTGCGGCTAATTTATTCTGGCGCAAGGGAAAGCGGGTTTTCACGCCGGATGTCTCGCTTGCCGGCGTTGACGGCGTCGCGCGGCGGCATATTATGGCGCTGTTGTCGGCATCTGCGTTTGAACTGCATGTGGTGACCGAACCGCTGGAAACGCTGGCGGATGCAGACGAAGTACTGGTGTGCAATGCGTTGATGCCGGTGATACCCGTGAACCAGGCGCATAGCTGGTGTTATCGCTCACGAGAGTTGTACGACTTTCTGAGCCCTAACTGTGAGTCATGA